A region of the Stieleria neptunia genome:
GGGCTCTTGGCGGTGCGTTACGCCGCGGGCGACGTGGGGATCTTGGATGTCGACGCCGGCTTCGCTCCCCTGCACCAGTTCGCCCCGATGCCCGGCCCCACGAGTTTCATTCCGGGACAGGAAGCGATTGCGACGGTCACGGCACAGGATTCGGGTTTCGTGTTGCTGTTGCACGACATCCGTGACGGCGAGTTGTTGACGAGCCTTCCGATCGAGACCGGATCGATCGGCAATCCGATCGCCATCGTCCCCGGCCCAACGCTGGATTCGCTGTTCCTGATGGGCGTCTCGGGCACCTCGTCGGTCAAGTGGAAACAACCGGTGGCGCACCGAGTCGTGGTGGAACGCGACGACGAAGAGGTCGAGATCGAATTCGGCGTGCAAGTCGATGGCCAAAACGATCATCCGATCGTCCCCGATCGTTACGGCGCGACGGTCGACGAAGACGCGACATTGGAAATCGATGCCTCCGATATCGCCGCCTTGGTTGCCGACGCTGACCGGGACCGCCTGATTTCATTGATCGTCGAAGAACCCGCACACGGTTCGGTCACGCTCCGCCCCGACGGCGGATTGAAATACCAGCCCGATGCCGACTACAACGGCATCGACTCCTTCGCCGTCCGGTTCCACGACGGACAAGCCCCCTCCCAACCGATTCAATTCAGCGTTTCGATCGTCGCCCAACCGGATCTTCCCCGGGGCATCCGGTTGCACGGCGACGGGGTCCCCGAACATGCCCGGGGGCGCTACGAAGTCGGTGCGCTGCTCATCGACGACGTCGACATCAACAACCACTACGACCTGGAAGTCTACGACACGCGTTTCGCGATTGAAGACGGCACGTTGGTGTTGGTCACCGGAGGCCTGAACTATGAGTACGAGCCCGAGATTTACCTGCACGTGTCGGGATTCGACCGCGACGCCGGACAGTACTTTAGCCACGAACTGGTGGTCCCGGTCCTGGACGAGAACGATCCGGTCATCGAGCTGACGGGCTACCACACCACGGTGTTTGAGAACGACGTCCAAGCCTTCGTCGCGGAACTGGACGCGTTTGATGAAGATTTCGGTCAGACCATCACCTATTCGGTCGATGACGATCGATTCGTCACCGACGGCAACCGAATTTGGCTCAAGCAAGGCGAATCGCTCGACTACGAATCCGAATCCGTGGTCGTCCTGACGGTCACCGCCAGCGACAATGCGGGAAGCACGGCATCGATCGAGATGCGGGTCCCGATCGCGGATGTCCCCGAAGCGGTCACCGAAATCACTTTGACCAACCAAACCGTGTTGGAACTCGAATCCGGCGCCGAAGTCGGGGACGTCCAACTCGATGGCGTTGCGGCCGCAGACAGCTACGAATTGACCGTCGACGACCCGCGTTTTGAAATCGACGGATCACAGCTGAAACTGCTGGACGATCGGTTCGTCCGACGCTCCGCCGCCGAACAAATCGAACTGACCATCACCGCTCAAGACGCCTCCGCCGTCTTCGATGCCGTCACGGCCACGTTTGTGATCGAAGTCCTGGAGAATGAAACGCCCTTCCATAACGATGACAATCCCTACGACGTCGACGGCAACGGCACCATCACGCCGCGCGATGCACTGGCGATCATCAATTACCTGAACATCTACGGTCCCGGTCCGGTCGGACCCGGTGACCCCGGCTACGGGTACGACGTCAACGGCGACGGCCAAGTCACCGCGCTGGATGCCTTGCTGGTCATCAATATTCTGAACACGATCCAGAACGGCGGAACCGTCGGAGGAAGCAACCACAATCCCGCGACCGATCAAGACGCCGGCGATTCAACGACGCAGGATTCCGCCGACGGTTCACCCGCCGACGCGGATCTGTCCGGCTCTCCCTTGCAAAGCACGCCACTGGTTGACGCCCCGCTGAATGACCAGTCTCGCAACAGCCAAAACCAGAATGACGGCGGACCGATCAACGATGCCCCCGCGGTCAGCGGTACGTCCGCCAATCGGTCCATTTTCTCCACCGCCGGCGACGCGACGTTGACGCACGGGCAAGCGGTCCAGGCAACCGATTGGCTGCACGAAATCCGTAGCGATGACCAGAACCCCGAACTGACGCGAGCCATCGACGAGCTGATCACCTTGCTCGATACGTCGCAGTAGCGGATCAGGACGCCTCGGAACTCTTGCCCAGGATCACCGACAGGTACGGCCGTTTGGCGTCGGCGAACAGCCACGGTTTGACGCGGTAGCGGATCCGTGTCTTCTGGTTGGCTTTCATCCAGAACGTTCGCTCGACTTCACGACGCAGTTCGACGGATTTGTCCAGCTTTCGTTTTAAGCTGGACGCCCGGGGCATGTCCGCCCAGAGGACGATTTCCAGCGTCACGCCGGGGTCACGCAGCTTCGACACCGCTTCGGAAATCAGCTGGACGGCATGCAGGCTGAGTTTTCCGGTGGCCGAATCCGGCGGCTCGAACGAATCGAACACCACCTGGTCCTCGATCTTCGGCAGCGCGTCCAGATCCAGTTGCGATTCCAACTCGGTGAGAAACTTCTGAAATTGTTCTTTCTCGCGATCGATGACCCGCTGGTGCTCATTGACGTCGTCGGGACCGACATTCTTGTCCGACTTGTCTTCCATGTTCTCGGCCAAGGCGTAAATCGGCTTTTGCGATTCTTGCTGAATCACCTCCTTGGAACGACTGCCGCTCAGGTGACCGGGTTGGCCCGAGCTGGAGAACGCGTTGACGAACGAACCGGTTCCGGAGTGCATGTTCGCCCCGGTCTGTTCTTTGGCCAGGGAATTGAGCACGATAAAAAACGCCAACAGCGCCGTCATCGTGTCGCCGAATGAAACCAAGTAGGCCTTGCTGGGAACGCTCGGCGCCAGTTTTTTCCGTTTGCTCATCGGTTGCCCTCGTACTTTTCGATCACGATTCGAACCATTCGCGACGTCACGTTGTCGGTGACGCTGGTTCCGATCTGTCCCGGACGGGCGCGTTCGACGTGGTACAGATGATCGGCCAGGGCACAGACCCGATCGTCCATGTCACGGTCCGAGATTTCGAAGGTGCAGTGAATGCTGAGCGATCTCAATTGAGCAGACAACTTGGCGGCGACCTGCATCCCGCGTTGGGTGAGTTTCAGATTGCGATCGACCAGTTTGTCCAGCGGCATCTCAAAGGCGTAGGACTTCATGACGTCCTTTTGGCTGGCCAGTTCGCTGACCGCTTCCAATCCGCGTCCGATCGCCTTGGTGGTCATTTCCTTTTCAATCGGCGGCATTTCGCTGCCCTGCATCGCGATCCGGGCCGCCCGCGGACGGATCCGCTGGCTCCACGAGTTGCGATCCAACTTGTCGTGCTCGTGGCCCGCCACACCGGTCGCCCCGGCGGCGCCGAACACGCTGGCGGTGACCTTTTCAAACCGCTCCGGCTCCGTCGTCGCAAACGTCAACAACAGAATAAAGAACGTCATCAACAGCGTGATCACGTCGCTGTACGTCATGAACCACGCCGGGATGTCTTCCGGCGGGTCGTCCGGGGTGTCGTTCGCCATCGGACTAAGCCTTTGCCAGGATCGATCGGCGAGATTTCGGAGACAGGAATCCGAGCAGCTTTTCTTCGACCACCCGTGGACTCTCGCCCTCGCCGAGCAACGCGATGCCGCGAATGATCAACTCGCGAATCATCGTTTCCTCTTGGTTTCGTGTTTCCAGCTTCCCGGCCAAGGGAATACAGACGACGTTGGCGATCAACGCTCCGTAAAGCGTGGTCAACAACGCGGTCGCCATCCCGCCGCCGATCTTGCTGGGGTCGTCCAACGAACGCAGCATCTGGACCAGCCCGATCAGGGTGCCGATCATGCCGAACGCGGGCGCCGCCGCACCGGCCGAGTCGACGATCTTTTTGCCCGTCACGTGTCGTTGCTCGATATACGCCAGTTCGGTTTCCAACGTCCGCGCGACGTCTTCGGCCGGGACGCCGCTGATCAGCGATTCCAATCCCCGTCGCATGTAGTCGTCCTTGATCTCGGCGGCTTGGTCCTCCAATGCTAGCAAGCCGTCTTTTCGAACGACTTCGGCAAACTTCTTGAATTGCGCGATGGTGTCTTGAGCGCTGGGCAATTTGAACAGGAAGCACTTCAAGACGACGCCGAAGGCGCCGAGGTTGTTCTTCAGTGGGAAGTTGATCAGCGAGGCCGCGGTCGCACCGCCGAACACGATCATCATACTGGGGGGATCGATGAACGGCCCCAGTCCGCCTCCCCCCATCGCGATCGAGGCTAGAATCAAACCGAACCCGAGGATCAGTCCGATGATTGTTGCGATATCCATTACAGCCGAGTTCTCCCCCGCGACACCGATTGGCCGCCCCATAGTGTTCGCAGACAGCGCCCGTGCGGAGGCATGCTGGACTGCGCGTTCGAATCGAGTATCAACACCGTCATTCGATTCTTAGTTCACCGGTAGAGATCGACCGAATTGGCATCGACTCAGCGGCACGGGATGGCCTAATTGAGGGAACACCCTCACCGACTGGCGGCACTGAGACGGGGTTTCGCCACTATTCTCCGCAAGTTGTCCTTAACCCGGACAGCTTAACAGGCCGATACAAACGGTATGTCTGGAATATTTTACCAAATGGATCTGTTGGGCTCGGCCGTCAGCGCGTCGGAAAAAAGCCATCGCGTCGTCAGCCAGAACATCGCTAATGTCAACACGCCTGGATACAAAACCAAGCGGTTGGAATTTGAGCGTTTGTTGGCTCAGCTTCAATCCTCCGACGCCAACGACGGGGCCGGCAGCGGCTTGCCGGTCAAGGATTTGGAAGGATTGGAAGAGCGGGTGGACGGGAACAATGTCAACTTGGAGAAGGAAGTGGCGGAATTGAAGGAGAACGCGTTGGCGTTTCAGGCCTTTTCGCACCTGCTGGCATCCAGGGTGTCCACCATGCGGCGTGCCATTTCCGGCTAGGGGTGATTTTGAGAGTCCCCCCGACAAACAAACACAGTGACGAAGGAACGTCTTGATGGTTCGATTTCCAACGATTGACATCGCCGCCTCCGGCCTCGCCGCCGAGCGGTTTCGGATGGAGGTGACGGCCAACAATATCGCCAATGCCGGCACCACGATGACGGACACAGGCGAGCCCTACCGTCGCCAGGCGGTGGTGTTTTCCGCCGGCCTGGATCAGGCCCACGGCAAACAGGGTAGTGCGGCGATGCACGGGGTCGAGGTGGTCGGCGTCGAAGGCGACGCCAGCGAATTCCCGACGATCTACAACCCGGCGCACCCACACGCCGACGAGAACGGCTTCGTGAAACTCTCCAACGTCAAGATTCCCGAAGAAATGGTGGACCTGATCACGGCCAGTCGCTCCTACGAAGCGAACTCCAAAGCGATCAGCGTCTTTAAAGAGATGGTCGAACAAACGCTCACACTGCTCCAAGGAGGCCAGTGATGTCTGCCCTGCCCCCCATCGGTCCGAATCCCTTGGCCACCAATCCCGTCACCACGACGGGATCGCCCAACATCGCCTTGCCCACCGCGGCTGAAAAGCCCGAAGCGGGGGATCGCAATCTGTTCATGGACCTGATGGCCCGTGCCAACGAAGACCAGATCCGATCCGAAGAGGCGATCCAAGGCCTGGTCTCCGGTGAAAACCAGGACGTCCAGCAAGTCGTCATGGAGGTCGTCAAGGCCGAGATGTCGTTTCAAATCTTCATGGAAGTCCGCAACCAAATCGTCGATTCCTACAACGAACTGATGCGAATGCAATTTTAGTGCTCTGCGAGCGGAAAAGGGGTCAGGTACCAAAAACCAAATGGCCCAACGGGTGCTTCGCATTTTTGGTACCTGCCCCCTTTTCCGCGGCCCCCTGCAGCTTTCGACGACCCTCGTGTTACCTCCCAAACGCGACTTTCGCTTGCCTGATTTGCCTTGAACGTTATCCAGCCCTATATCGATGCCCTCCTGAATATCTGGCGGCAAAGCTCTCCTTCGGCAAGGATCGGAATCCTGCTGTTGGCGGTGCTGTGCGTGGTCACCGTTGGTGGCGTCGGCTACTGGTCGGTCCAACCCAGCTACGTCGTGCTGGTCAGCCAGGGTGAAGGGGACCAAGTCGATCGCGTGATCAATGCCCTGGACAAGGCCGGGATCGATTACCAGCTCTCCGGGGCCGGCGGGAACCTGTTGGTCGACAAACGCGATTTCGCCAAAGCCCGCCTGTTGGCGCGCACCAATGGTGTCGCCGACGCCGGGGCCGTCGCCGACCTGCCCATGGGGGGTGCCTTCGGCAGCCCCACCGAACGCCGCAACCGGGCCCGATTGCAAAAACAACAAAGCCTGGCGGCGACGATCAAGAAACTGGAGATCGTCGAAAACGCCGACGTCCACTTGAACATTCCTGACAAGGGCCCGTTCGAACGCAAAACCTCTCCGCCCTCGGCCAGCGTCATGCTGACCCTGCGTTATGGAGCCCGGTTGAACGACCATCAAGCCGCGTCGATCGCCTCCTTTGTCGCCTACGCCGTCGAAGACCTGCGTCCCGAAGCGGTCCAAATCACCGACCGAGACGGTCGCAGCTACACCGTGCCCGACGAACAGGCACAACAAATCGGCAGCCAAGTCGAGTACATCGCCGAAGCCGAACGCAAACTGGCCCACAAAGTCGAATCGCAACTGTCCCAGTTCCTGGGATACGGCAACGCGAGCGTCCAAGTCAGTTTGGACATGACGTTCACCCAGGGCTCGACCAAAACCACCAAATACGACGCCGACGGCGCCGTCCCCAGCCAGGAAGACTTGGTCTCCGAAACCACCACCAACACCGCGTCGCCCGCCGTCGGGGCCGCGGGAGTGGCTTCCAATTTGAATTCGCGCCGGGGGGCGTCCGCCACCAGCAACATCCTCAACAAAACCGAAAACGTCAAAACCAGCTACCTGGTGCCGATCACCGAAGAGACACAGGCCAACTCCACTCCGATCCGCAATTTCCTCTCCGTCAGCGTCCTGGTCAATTCCGAAACGCAAGGCGTCAAGCAGGAGGATGGGACGTTGATTCCCGGGCTGGACGAACGCGTCTCGGCACTGGTCAAGAATGCGGTCGGCTATCGTGAGGACACCGATCAAATCACCGTCGAATTCCTACCTTTCACCGAACCGTTGCTCGACGTGTCCGCCCCGGAAGCTACGTTTGACTGGACCAAGATCACCTCGATCGTTGAAAAGGCATCACTTGCGATTGCCGCCCTGCTGGCCTTTGTGTTAGGCCTCATGCTGCTCCGCCGGTTCGGACCGGCCAGCAAACCGGGCGGCATCGGCGAGAATCAACAAATCGATGGTGCCCGCCTGGAAAACGTCAGCGAATTGTCCCGGATGATCAAAGAAAACCCCGAAGTGTTTGCACAGGTCGTTCGATCTTGGTCCGGCGCGGATTCCGATCGAGATTCCGATAAACGCAACGCCGCGTGATCACAGGAGGGTTGGCAACGATGAAGATGATGTTGACTCGGCCCGAGCGTCTCGCGCTGCTCTTGCACCTGATGGGGGACGAGGCCACCGCGATGGCGCGGCAAGATCTCTCCGGCGAAGCGTTGGACGAACTCGATCAGGCGCTCAAGGACTTTGAGTCCTATCCGCCCAGTCAGGAAGAAGTCGATATGGTCCTCGGCGATTTCGAGGACTACTTCCACATGGCGCTGCAGACCGTCGACAAAAAAGACCCCACGCGCGAGGACGACCCACAGGACGACGATGGCCCCAAGATCCTGCAGATTGCCGAAGAAAGTTTTGACGTCGAAATCGAACCGACCAAACGCTTCACCCCGCCAAAACTGACCGGCGACACCGTTCGCGATCTCAACTTGATGCACCCCTATCAAGTCGCCCAGGCGCTCAAGCATGAAAACCCCGTCGCCACCGCGATCGTGCTGCGAAAACTGGCCAACGAACACGCCGCGAAAACACTCGAGTTTCTGCCCGAAGCCGTCCGCCCCAACGTGTTCCTGGAACTGGCCCAGCCGCTGTCCGTTTCACCGTTGATCCAAGAACGCATTCTCGCCAAAGCACTCCAGTTGTCGCTCCAAGTCGAAGAGCGCGAAACCGAACAGGAAACCACCTCCCAGATGGCGAACCTGATGCGTTCGCTGCCCAGGGCGCTCCGCAAGCCGATGCTCGACGAACTGGAAAAACGCGACAGCGACCTGGCCGAAACCGTTCGAAATCAACTCTACCGCTTCGAAGACATCGAAAAGCTCGGTGACCGAGACCTGCAAAAACTGCTCGGACAATGCCAAACCGATGCCCTGGTCTGTGCCCTCCAGCAGGTCGATGAATCGCTGCTGACGTTCATCTTGTCCAATATGTCCAAGCGGGCCAAAGAGTCGCTGCAAGAGGAAATGGAATTCAAAACCAACGCGACCGAAGAGGAAATCAACGAGGCACGGGGCTCGATTGCCAAAATCTTGGCCGGCCTGTGCGAAGCCGGTGAGGTGAAAATCGATTGACATGGCTGTGATTCAAATCCCCTTCGATCAATCCCTGGCCAACGTCACCGTCGCCCGCGGCCCCCTGGCGATGCCGCCGACGACTGCACGAACCGATGCAGCAGCCGGTGCCGCAGCCAATCCCCCAATCAATGGGCACGCGGCGGCGCAGCCGAGCGCCCGGTCCGCTGCCGAATCACGGGACGAAAGCGCCGCGTCCGCGCTCAAGACGCTGCAATCGATCGAGCAACAGCTGCAACACCTCGACGCCAAACTCGACGAAGAGTTCTCGTCGATCGGTGTGCAACTGACCGCGGCGGCGACGCAATTGGCCAAACAGGCCCTCGGCAGCGACAGCAGCCTGGTCGAAGAACGCGTCGCCCACTTCGCTAACATCTTGCTGCGTCAGGTGCACCCCAGCCAATCCGCGGTCATCTTCGTCAACCCGGACTGTGTCACGCCGCTGGAATCCTGGTTGTCCCAAGTGGAGTACGAGGCGATTGAGATTCAGGCCGATGCCACGGTCCAGCCGGGCGACTGCCGCATCGAATCCAATGGCAAGGGTTTCCTGGCTTCACTGGAATCCTTCCTCGACGCCGCGGCCAAACGAATGTCGACGGCCAGGGGAGAGTCCTAGCATGCTGATGTCGACGCTGCGAAACGACGAATGGCTTCAAACGACCGGGCGACTGCAAAGCGTCGAAGGCCGGATGTGTGCGACCATCGATGCCGGTCTGGGGGAATTGGTCCAAATCACCTCGTCGACCGGCCAGAGCGTGTTGGCCGAAGTGATCGGATTCAACGACGACAAAGCGCAGTTGATGCCATATCATTCCGGCGTCGATTTCCAACGCGGCAACGTCGTGGTTTCCACCGGCAAACGCATGCGTGTCCCCGTCGGTCGCCAACTGCTCGGACGCGTGATCGATTCCCTGGGACGCCCGATCGATTCGCTCGGTCCGATCCATTGCGACGCGACGGCCGAATTGCACTTCGAATCGCCCGATCCACTGACGCGTCCCCTGATCCGCCAGCCCTTCGTCACCGGTGTCCGTTCGATCGACGGATTGCTGACGATGGGCCAAGGCCAACGGGTCGGACTGTTCGCCGGCAGCGGTGTGGGCAAGAGCACGCTGCTGGGCGAGATCGCCAAACACGCGTTGTGCGACATCAACGTCGTCGCCATGATCGGCGAACGCGGGCGCGAGGTCCGTCCCTTCATCGAAGACACATTGGGAAAAGAAGGCCTGGCTCGATCCGTCGTCATCGTCTCGACCTCCGACCAGCCACCCCTGGCCCGGATCCGTGCCAGCGAATCCGCCGTCGCGATCGCCAGTTGGTTTCGCTCGCAAGGAATGAACGTGCTGTTCATGCTGGACAGTCTGACCCGGTTGGCACATGCACAACGCGAACTCGGACTGCTGCTCGGCGAACCGCCCACCTCGCGCGGTTACACCCCCAGCGTGTTCCAAAAAATGGCGCAGCTGCTGGAACAACTCGGGACCAGCGACAAGGGCGTGATCACGGGCCTGCTGACGGTCCTGGTCGACGGCGACGACATGAACGAACCGGTCGCCGATTCGGCGCGGGCCATCCTGGACGGACACATCGTCCTGGATCGAAAACTCGCCCACGAAGGTCACTTTCCCGCCATCAACGTGCTCAAGAGCGCCAGTCGGTTGTTCAAAGAGGTCACCGACAAACCGCATCAACAACAAGCCGCCAGCGTCCGACGGGTGTTGGCAAAATACTTCGAAGTCGAGGATCTGATCCAAATCGGCGCCTACCAAAAAGGCGCCATGCCGGATTCTGATCGCGCGATCGAGACCTACCCCGAGGTCAACAAGTTCCTGCGCCAGGCCATGGACGCCCCCAGCACACTGGCGTCGACCCAAGCCGGGCTCAATCGGCTGCACCAATTGATCGGGCTGCCGCAATGAGCGAATTGAAGAAAAAGATCGATCGCATCCGTCGCATTCACTCGCTGGAAACCAGTCAGCTGAACGTATTGATCGGAGAACTCGCTCGGATCGACGCGATGTTGGCGTCGCACCAACAACGACTCGATGAATTCGAAGCGCTCAAACGGCAGGGGCTGGAAATCGACCAAGCCTGTTCGATCGAATCGCTCACCCAGACCAACCTCTGGATCGACAGCATCGATCGCTCGATCAAAATCGTCCGCGAAGTCCTCTCCAAGTGCGAATCCGAGCGTGCCGAGGCGCGTTCACGCGTGATGGATCAACGCGCGCGGGTTCGCGGGCTGGAAATCCTGATGGACCAGCGAAGGCTCGAATTTGATGCAGACGCCATGACGCAACAAATGTTATTGGCAGATGAAAACGCGCTTAAAAAGTACGCAAGGAATTAGAACATGAAAGCGATCATCACGGCGATGTTGACCTGCGCCGTCATTTTCGGCTTGTCGGCCGGTGCGACCCAGTTCCTGCTGAAAAAGACACCCGCCGACCTGGAAACCACCGACCCGGGCGATGGGTCTGATCCGCAGGGCGAATTCGCCACCGACGAAGCGATCGACCCCCAGGGCGATGCCGTGCCCGTCTCGTTTCGCCCGGACAACAACGTCTCGGTCGAAGCGGTGCTGCAGATGAGCGATTCGATCAAACGCATGGAACAGGAACTCGCCGAACGCGAAGAACGCGTCAAACGCGACGAGATGAGGGTCAAATTGATCTTCGATGACCTGGCCACCGAACAGGACGAATTGCGGGCGTTCAGCGAAGGCATCGACACCAAATTGGACCTGCTGAGCCGGATGACCGAAGAACTGAAATCGACCCTGTCCGACGTCGAACAGGAAAAGGCGGAGCTCGAAAAGCTGACCAAAAAGTCAGACACCAAAAAGGTCAACACGGTGTCCAGCGCCGACACCCAGGCCGATGAAGTCAAAGGCTGGTTCGAGGGCCTGCAACCCGAACAGGCCGCCGAATACATTCGCGAGTTTTCCAACAACGGCAAGATGGGCTTCGCCGCCTCGCTGCTGCAAAAGATGCCCGACCGCCAGAAATCGAAGATTCTCGGCGCCATGAACGACCCGATCCTGGTTAACCAGTTGATCGAAGCATTGACCAACAAATAGCAACCGG
Encoded here:
- a CDS encoding MotE family protein is translated as MKAIITAMLTCAVIFGLSAGATQFLLKKTPADLETTDPGDGSDPQGEFATDEAIDPQGDAVPVSFRPDNNVSVEAVLQMSDSIKRMEQELAEREERVKRDEMRVKLIFDDLATEQDELRAFSEGIDTKLDLLSRMTEELKSTLSDVEQEKAELEKLTKKSDTKKVNTVSSADTQADEVKGWFEGLQPEQAAEYIREFSNNGKMGFAASLLQKMPDRQKSKILGAMNDPILVNQLIEALTNK
- a CDS encoding flagellar FliJ family protein codes for the protein MSELKKKIDRIRRIHSLETSQLNVLIGELARIDAMLASHQQRLDEFEALKRQGLEIDQACSIESLTQTNLWIDSIDRSIKIVREVLSKCESERAEARSRVMDQRARVRGLEILMDQRRLEFDADAMTQQMLLADENALKKYARN